The Mycolicibacterium smegmatis genome has a window encoding:
- a CDS encoding TIM barrel protein, which yields MSFDLAVCAEMVFTDLDIVERVRRISDLGFAVEIWSFADKDTDALAATGAKFSSMTGYLHGDLYDPDGAREVVRTAQGAVKAAEVLGVPRLVVHPGELVNGQAARPRQRVTGDMWLAALRGLEALGELGADAGVTFCLENLNTIVDHPGVPLARAKDTLALIEGVGHPNVKMMLDLYHAQIGEGNLVELVRRAGPAIGEIQVADVPGRCEPGTGEIHYPAIAKALRDSGYRGTVGMEAYASGDSVAALEAFRAAFTLP from the coding sequence ATGAGCTTCGATTTGGCGGTGTGCGCCGAGATGGTGTTCACCGATCTCGACATCGTCGAACGCGTGCGCCGTATCTCGGATCTGGGCTTCGCCGTGGAGATCTGGAGCTTCGCCGACAAGGACACCGATGCCCTCGCCGCCACGGGAGCGAAGTTCTCGTCGATGACGGGATACCTGCACGGCGATCTCTACGACCCCGACGGTGCGCGCGAGGTGGTGCGCACCGCCCAGGGGGCCGTGAAAGCCGCTGAGGTGCTTGGTGTTCCGCGACTCGTCGTGCATCCCGGCGAACTGGTGAACGGGCAGGCCGCCCGGCCCCGGCAGCGTGTGACCGGCGACATGTGGCTCGCGGCGCTGCGGGGCCTGGAGGCGCTGGGTGAACTGGGTGCCGACGCCGGTGTGACGTTCTGCCTGGAGAACCTCAACACGATCGTCGACCACCCCGGCGTGCCGCTGGCCCGCGCCAAGGACACGCTGGCCCTCATCGAAGGTGTCGGGCATCCGAACGTCAAGATGATGCTGGACCTCTACCACGCCCAGATCGGTGAGGGGAACCTCGTCGAGCTGGTGCGCCGCGCGGGCCCGGCGATCGGTGAGATCCAGGTGGCCGACGTTCCGGGACGCTGCGAACCCGGCACGGGCGAGATCCACTACCCCGCCATCGCGAAGGCGTTGCGCGACAGCGGATACCGCGGCACCGTGGGGATGGAGGCCTACGCCAGTGGCGACAGCGTCGCGGCGTTGGAGGCGTTCCGGGCAGCCTTCACACTGCCGTAG
- a CDS encoding aldo/keto reductase, with the protein MTLDQYVTLGRSGLRVSPFALGAMTFGEDFGAVGTSVENSERILSAYLDRGGNFIDTANFYTNGHSEKILGDFFARTPGRRQHVVLASKFFGNMFPGDPNGGGAGRSSILHQLHDTLRRLQTDYLDVYWLHNWDRNTPIEETMRTLDDLVRAGTVRYIGFSNTPAWVTAQAQTMAMLRGWTPLIALQVEYSLLARTVESEVAPFAQDQGIALVPWSPLKNGFLSGKYRRDSAAVDSARAAFVGGGPSESDFDVIEAVAGIADELETSSAAVALAWLRARPGTVVPIIGARRMEHLESNVEALGVELTSEQLKLLDEASAPVLSYPAEVNGEVRASLQFAGTTVDGETSTVFPALLAGDARY; encoded by the coding sequence ATGACTCTCGACCAGTACGTCACCCTCGGCAGATCAGGCCTTCGGGTCAGCCCGTTCGCGCTCGGCGCGATGACTTTCGGAGAGGATTTCGGTGCCGTCGGAACCTCGGTGGAGAACTCCGAGCGCATCCTGTCGGCCTACCTCGACCGCGGCGGCAACTTCATCGACACCGCGAACTTCTACACCAACGGTCACTCCGAGAAGATCCTCGGAGACTTCTTCGCCCGCACCCCGGGCCGCCGTCAGCACGTGGTGCTGGCCTCGAAGTTCTTCGGCAACATGTTCCCCGGCGACCCCAACGGCGGCGGGGCGGGCCGCTCGTCCATCCTGCACCAGTTGCACGACACGCTGCGCCGTCTGCAGACCGACTACCTCGACGTGTACTGGTTGCACAACTGGGACCGCAACACGCCCATCGAGGAGACCATGCGCACCCTCGACGATCTCGTGCGGGCGGGCACGGTGCGCTACATCGGCTTCTCCAACACGCCGGCGTGGGTCACCGCACAGGCGCAGACCATGGCGATGCTGCGGGGATGGACGCCGCTGATCGCGCTGCAGGTCGAGTACTCGCTGCTGGCCCGCACGGTCGAAAGTGAAGTGGCCCCGTTCGCGCAGGATCAGGGCATCGCGCTGGTGCCGTGGAGTCCGCTGAAGAACGGGTTTCTGTCCGGCAAGTACCGGCGCGACTCCGCAGCCGTCGACTCGGCCAGGGCGGCCTTCGTCGGCGGCGGCCCCTCCGAGTCGGATTTCGACGTCATCGAGGCGGTCGCAGGCATCGCCGACGAACTCGAAACCAGCTCGGCCGCAGTGGCGTTGGCGTGGCTGCGGGCGCGGCCCGGCACCGTCGTCCCGATCATCGGCGCGCGGCGCATGGAGCACCTCGAGTCGAACGTGGAGGCGCTCGGCGTCGAACTCACCTCCGAGCAACTCAAGCTGCTCGACGAGGCGTCGGCGCCGGTGCTGAGCTATCCCGCCGAGGTCAACGGCGAGGTGCGTGCGTCCCTGCAGTTCGCGGGTACCACCGTCGACGGGGAGACCTCGACGGTGTTCCCGGCGCTGCTGGCCGGCGACGCCCGCTACTGA
- a CDS encoding AraC family transcriptional regulator: MQTERELLTEICERIDRHARGDMHTRIDGLLLSKAAGSSRPDYTVTEPLLVVMARGGKRIMVGDEVYEYRTGEMLIVTASLPVTGHYLETDQPSLGMGLELRPAALAELALRAPARPALRTGSAGSAIAVGNADAEMLDAAARLLRLLDRPDDAPVLAPLVEQEILWRLLTGPHGDTVRQIALADSALTYINRAITWMRDNYASPVRIEDLARMAGMSTSVFHRHFRAVTAMSPLQFQKRIRLQQARSLLVSQPGDVAAVAHLVGYDSASQFTREYRRMFGAPPGQDAARLRAAHAAEPALLP, from the coding sequence ATGCAGACCGAGCGAGAACTGCTGACCGAGATCTGCGAGCGCATCGACAGACATGCGCGCGGCGACATGCACACACGCATCGACGGCCTGCTGCTGTCGAAGGCGGCCGGATCGTCGCGACCCGACTACACGGTGACCGAACCGCTTCTGGTGGTGATGGCCCGGGGCGGCAAGCGCATCATGGTCGGCGACGAGGTCTACGAATACCGCACCGGTGAGATGCTGATCGTCACCGCAAGCCTGCCCGTCACGGGGCACTACCTGGAGACGGACCAGCCGTCGCTGGGCATGGGGCTGGAGTTGCGCCCGGCCGCGCTGGCCGAACTGGCGCTGCGCGCGCCGGCCCGCCCCGCACTGCGCACCGGTTCGGCCGGGTCCGCGATCGCCGTCGGGAACGCCGACGCCGAGATGCTCGATGCCGCAGCGCGACTGCTGCGGCTGCTCGACCGTCCGGATGACGCACCGGTGCTCGCGCCACTGGTCGAGCAGGAAATCCTATGGCGTCTGCTCACCGGGCCGCACGGCGACACAGTGCGCCAGATCGCGCTCGCCGACAGCGCCCTGACCTACATCAACCGCGCGATCACCTGGATGCGGGACAACTATGCGAGCCCCGTGCGGATCGAGGACCTCGCGCGGATGGCGGGCATGAGCACCTCGGTGTTCCACCGCCACTTCCGTGCCGTGACGGCCATGAGCCCCCTGCAGTTCCAGAAGCGGATCCGATTGCAGCAGGCCAGGTCTCTGCTCGTCTCACAACCCGGTGACGTCGCCGCGGTCGCGCACCTCGTCGGCTATGACAGCGCGTCGCAGTTCACCCGCGAGTACCGGCGCATGTTCGGCGCCCCACCCGGACAGGACGCGGCCCGGCTGCGCGCGGCACACGCCGCCGAGCCCGCGCTCCTGCCCTGA
- a CDS encoding ATP-binding cassette domain-containing protein: protein MSTTAEAPIAETPSGGAVPLVEFKGVGKSYGNIIALKDINLRVGAGEVTCVLGDNGAGKSTLIKIIAGLHKPTEGEVLIDGKPTVFESPKDALNAGIATVYQDLAVVSLMPVWRNFFLGNELRKKNILRSLDINGMRATTISELQKMGIDLPDVDAPIGSLSGGQRQCVAIARAIFFGARVLILDEPTAALGVKQSGMVLRYITAAKEQGFGVIFITHNPHHAYMVGDHFILLNRGRQKLDCTYDEISLETLTQEMAGGNELEALSHELGRK, encoded by the coding sequence ATGAGTACGACCGCTGAGGCCCCGATCGCCGAGACCCCGTCGGGTGGTGCCGTGCCACTGGTCGAGTTCAAAGGCGTCGGCAAGAGCTACGGGAACATCATCGCGCTCAAGGACATCAACCTGCGCGTGGGCGCGGGCGAGGTCACGTGCGTGCTGGGTGACAACGGCGCGGGCAAGTCGACGCTGATCAAGATCATCGCGGGCCTGCACAAGCCGACCGAGGGCGAGGTGCTCATCGACGGCAAGCCCACGGTGTTCGAATCCCCCAAGGACGCGTTGAACGCAGGCATCGCCACGGTGTACCAGGACCTCGCCGTGGTGTCGCTGATGCCGGTGTGGCGCAACTTCTTCCTGGGCAACGAACTGCGCAAGAAGAACATCCTGAGGTCACTCGACATCAACGGCATGCGTGCGACCACCATCTCGGAACTGCAGAAGATGGGCATCGACCTGCCCGACGTCGACGCGCCCATCGGGTCGCTCTCGGGTGGTCAGCGTCAGTGCGTGGCGATCGCGCGGGCCATCTTCTTCGGTGCGCGCGTGCTGATCCTCGACGAGCCGACGGCCGCACTCGGCGTCAAGCAGTCGGGAATGGTGCTGCGGTACATCACCGCTGCCAAGGAGCAGGGGTTCGGCGTCATCTTCATCACGCACAACCCGCACCACGCGTACATGGTCGGTGACCATTTCATCCTGCTCAACCGTGGGCGGCAGAAGCTGGACTGCACCTACGACGAGATCTCGCTGGAGACCCTCACACAGGAGATGGCAGGCGGCAACGAACTCGAGGCGCTGAGCCACGAATTGGGCCGCAAGTAG
- a CDS encoding ABC transporter permease, whose translation MSTQADLDLESHKVVHDERVKEQNKLQRLIIRPEMGAAVGAIAIFILFLIVAPPFRSPESMATVLYASSTIGIMAVGVGLLMIGGEFDLSAGVAVTTSSLAASMLAYNLHLNLWVGAALALVLSLAVGFFNGFLVMRTKIPSFLITLGTFFMLAGINLAVTKLLSGQVATPSVSDMQGFDSGRTVFASVIKVGPIDVRITVLWWILFTLIATYVLFKTRIGNWIFAVGGNQDSARAVGVPVTKVKIGLFMVVGFCAWFVGMHLLFSFNTIQSGQGVGNEFFYIIAAVIGGCLLTGGYGTAIGTLIGALIFGMTNQGIVYAGWNPDWFKFFLGAMLLFAVVANNVVRNYAAKR comes from the coding sequence ATGAGTACCCAGGCAGATCTGGACCTTGAGTCGCACAAGGTCGTTCACGACGAACGCGTCAAGGAACAGAACAAGCTGCAGCGCCTGATCATCCGCCCCGAAATGGGCGCTGCGGTGGGTGCCATCGCCATCTTCATCCTGTTCCTCATCGTCGCGCCGCCGTTCCGCTCGCCGGAGTCGATGGCCACGGTGCTGTACGCGAGTTCGACCATCGGCATCATGGCCGTCGGCGTGGGCCTTTTGATGATCGGCGGCGAGTTCGACCTGTCCGCCGGCGTCGCGGTCACCACCAGTTCGCTGGCGGCCTCGATGCTGGCCTACAACCTGCACCTGAACCTGTGGGTGGGCGCCGCGCTGGCGCTCGTGCTGTCGCTGGCCGTCGGGTTCTTCAACGGCTTCCTGGTGATGCGGACCAAGATCCCGTCGTTCCTCATCACGCTCGGCACGTTCTTCATGCTCGCAGGCATCAACCTGGCGGTCACCAAGCTGCTGTCGGGTCAGGTCGCCACGCCCAGCGTGTCCGACATGCAGGGCTTCGATTCGGGCCGGACGGTTTTCGCATCGGTGATCAAGGTCGGACCGATCGACGTGAGAATCACGGTGCTGTGGTGGATCCTGTTCACCCTCATCGCCACCTACGTGCTGTTCAAGACCCGCATCGGCAACTGGATCTTCGCCGTCGGCGGCAACCAGGACAGCGCCCGCGCGGTCGGTGTCCCGGTGACCAAGGTCAAGATCGGCCTGTTCATGGTCGTCGGGTTCTGCGCCTGGTTCGTCGGCATGCATCTGCTGTTCTCGTTCAACACGATCCAGTCCGGTCAGGGCGTCGGCAACGAGTTCTTCTACATCATCGCCGCGGTGATCGGCGGCTGCCTGCTCACCGGTGGGTACGGCACCGCGATCGGCACGCTGATCGGCGCGCTGATCTTCGGCATGACCAACCAGGGCATCGTGTACGCCGGTTGGAACCCCGACTGGTTCAAGTTCTTCCTGGGTGCGATGTTGTTGTTCGCGGTCGTCGCCAACAACGTCGTGCGCAACTACGCGGCGAAGAGGTGA
- a CDS encoding substrate-binding domain-containing protein: MRLSRLVAAAGVGVLMLGASACSSTGGKPDSSGGGDMGAGTADTPRFTVAMITHEVPGDSFWDLVRKGAEAAAKKDNIELRYSSDPEAPNQANHVQSAVDSGVDGIAVTLAKPDAMKPAVQNATDKGIPVVAFNAGLDAWQGMGVKEYFGQDGYIAGQEAGKRLAAEGAKKVICVIQEQGHVDLEARCAGVKNTFPASEVLNVNGKDMPSVESTITAKLQQDPAIDTILTLGAPFALTAVQSAKNAGSQAKIATFDTNAALVDAIQNGDVQWAVDQQPFLQGYLAVDSLWLYLNNGNVIGGNQPTLTGPSFIDKSNIDAVAEYAKNGTR, encoded by the coding sequence ATGAGGTTGAGTCGGCTCGTGGCGGCTGCCGGGGTAGGCGTACTCATGCTGGGCGCCAGCGCGTGCTCCAGCACCGGGGGCAAGCCGGACAGCAGCGGCGGGGGTGACATGGGTGCGGGCACCGCCGACACCCCGCGGTTCACCGTCGCGATGATCACCCACGAGGTTCCGGGTGACTCCTTCTGGGATCTCGTGCGCAAGGGCGCCGAGGCCGCCGCGAAGAAGGACAACATCGAACTGCGGTACTCGTCGGATCCGGAGGCGCCCAACCAGGCCAACCACGTGCAGAGCGCGGTGGACAGTGGCGTCGACGGCATCGCTGTCACGCTCGCCAAGCCCGACGCGATGAAGCCTGCCGTGCAGAACGCGACCGACAAGGGCATCCCGGTGGTGGCGTTCAACGCGGGTCTGGATGCCTGGCAGGGCATGGGCGTCAAGGAGTACTTCGGCCAGGACGGCTACATCGCCGGACAGGAGGCGGGCAAGCGCCTGGCCGCCGAGGGCGCCAAGAAGGTCATCTGCGTCATCCAGGAGCAGGGCCACGTCGACCTCGAAGCTCGTTGTGCCGGCGTGAAGAACACGTTCCCGGCCAGTGAGGTGCTCAACGTCAACGGCAAGGACATGCCGTCGGTCGAGTCGACCATCACCGCCAAGCTGCAGCAGGATCCCGCGATCGACACGATTCTGACCCTGGGCGCGCCGTTCGCGCTCACCGCCGTGCAGTCGGCCAAGAACGCGGGCAGCCAGGCCAAGATCGCGACGTTCGACACCAATGCCGCGCTCGTGGACGCCATCCAGAACGGCGACGTGCAGTGGGCCGTCGACCAGCAGCCGTTCCTGCAGGGTTACCTCGCGGTCGACTCGCTGTGGCTCTACCTCAACAACGGCAACGTGATCGGCGGTAACCAGCCGACCCTGACCGGCCCGTCGTTCATCGACAAGTCGAACATCGACGCGGTCGCCGAGTACGCCAAGAACGGGACGCGCTAG
- a CDS encoding GntR family transcriptional regulator produces MTPTLSVELDRSSPVPLYFQVAQVFEKAILDGQLKPGDRFENELALASRLNLSRPTTRRAIQELVDKGLLVRKRGVGTQVVQTPVHRPVELTSLYDDLARAGQEPATEVLEYTRRPAQADIAERLSIEPGSEIAYMRRLRSSNGQPLALMTNYLPAALAPDEDELARSGLYQSLRARGVHIRLARQRIGAKAADREEARLLDEKPKAPLLVMERTAFDDSGRIVEYGSHAYRASRYYFDTTLVDR; encoded by the coding sequence GTGACCCCGACGCTGTCTGTCGAACTTGACCGTTCGAGCCCCGTGCCCCTGTATTTCCAGGTGGCCCAGGTGTTCGAAAAGGCCATCCTCGATGGACAACTCAAGCCTGGGGACCGGTTCGAGAACGAACTCGCGCTCGCGAGCCGGCTCAACCTGTCCCGGCCGACCACGCGGCGCGCCATCCAGGAACTGGTCGACAAGGGATTGCTGGTGCGCAAGCGCGGGGTCGGCACCCAGGTGGTGCAGACCCCCGTGCACCGGCCGGTCGAACTCACCAGCCTCTACGACGATCTCGCGCGTGCCGGCCAGGAGCCGGCCACCGAGGTCCTCGAGTACACGCGCAGACCCGCGCAGGCCGACATCGCCGAGCGGTTGAGCATCGAACCGGGCAGCGAGATCGCCTACATGCGCAGGCTGCGTTCGTCGAACGGGCAACCGCTCGCACTCATGACCAACTATCTGCCCGCCGCGCTGGCCCCCGACGAGGACGAGCTGGCGAGATCCGGGCTCTACCAGTCGCTGCGGGCACGCGGCGTGCACATCCGGTTGGCGCGCCAGCGCATCGGCGCCAAGGCCGCCGACCGTGAGGAGGCGCGCCTGCTGGACGAGAAGCCCAAGGCGCCGCTGCTGGTGATGGAGCGGACCGCGTTCGACGATTCCGGGCGAATCGTGGAGTACGGGAGCCACGCCTACCGTGCGTCGCGCTACTACTTCGACACCACCCTCGTCGACCGGTAG
- the iolC gene encoding 5-dehydro-2-deoxygluconokinase produces the protein MTNSPTPQLDVLAIGRCGVDVYPLQIGVGLEEVESFGKFLGGSAANVTVAAARLGNSAGLISGVGDDPFGRYVRNELARLGVDNRFVATYGEYPTPVTFCEIFPPDNFPLYFYRKPSAPDLQIRAEQIDADAVRDARLYWSTVTGLCEEPSRSAHFAAWEARQRAPLTVLDLDYRPMFWESPAAATEVVQRALQHVTIAVGNREECEIAVGETNPHRAAEALLDLGVELAIVKQGPRGVLGKTRHSSVTVPPNEVDVVNGLGAGDAFGGSLTHGLLHDWPLEKTLRYANAAGAIVASRLECSTAMPTAAEVAALAEQTASEAVNV, from the coding sequence GTGACGAACTCTCCCACACCGCAACTCGATGTCCTCGCGATCGGCCGCTGCGGCGTCGACGTGTACCCGCTGCAGATCGGGGTCGGGCTCGAAGAAGTGGAATCCTTCGGCAAATTCCTCGGCGGCAGCGCCGCCAACGTCACCGTCGCGGCCGCACGACTGGGCAACAGCGCCGGACTCATCTCGGGCGTCGGGGACGACCCGTTCGGACGCTACGTGCGCAACGAACTCGCCAGGCTGGGCGTCGACAACCGCTTCGTCGCCACCTACGGCGAGTACCCGACGCCCGTGACGTTCTGCGAGATCTTCCCGCCGGACAACTTCCCGCTGTACTTCTACCGCAAGCCCTCGGCGCCCGATCTGCAGATCCGCGCCGAGCAGATCGACGCCGACGCGGTGCGCGACGCGCGGCTGTACTGGTCGACGGTCACCGGGCTGTGCGAGGAACCCAGCCGCAGCGCACATTTCGCGGCATGGGAGGCGCGGCAGCGGGCCCCGCTGACCGTCCTGGACCTCGACTACCGGCCCATGTTCTGGGAGTCTCCCGCCGCGGCCACCGAGGTGGTGCAGCGCGCGCTGCAGCACGTGACCATCGCCGTCGGCAACCGCGAGGAGTGCGAGATCGCCGTCGGCGAGACCAACCCGCACCGGGCCGCCGAGGCACTGCTCGACCTCGGTGTGGAACTGGCGATCGTCAAGCAGGGGCCGCGCGGCGTGCTGGGCAAGACCCGGCACAGCTCGGTCACCGTGCCGCCCAACGAGGTCGACGTCGTCAACGGCCTGGGGGCCGGAGACGCCTTCGGGGGCAGCCTGACCCACGGGCTGCTGCACGACTGGCCGCTGGAGAAGACGCTGCGCTACGCCAACGCCGCAGGCGCCATCGTCGCCTCGCGCCTGGAATGCTCCACCGCGATGCCCACGGCGGCCGAGGTCGCCGCGCTCGCCGAACAAACCGCCTCGGAGGCTGTCAATGTCTAG
- a CDS encoding Cgl0159 family (beta/alpha)8-fold protein, whose translation MSRPAVCSGHSAITDLRASEPGMIAAAWQRRTTRPTVRGDGRLMIVAADHPARGALAVGSRPTAMNSRTDLLDRLCTALADPGVDGVLATADILDDLLLLGALEDKVVFSSFNRGGLSGSVFEMDDRMTGATAASTAAARMNGGKMLCRIDLDDPGTVATLASCAQAVDALASHGLVAMLEPFLSRRVDGKVRNDLTPDAVIKSVHISQALGSTSAYTWLKLPVVDEMERVMDATTMPTLLLGGDPTDPDEAFASWEKALALPSVRGLIAGRSLLYPADDDVRSAISTAVKLVH comes from the coding sequence ATGTCTAGACCCGCTGTCTGCTCCGGCCACAGCGCCATCACCGACCTCAGGGCATCCGAACCCGGCATGATCGCCGCGGCGTGGCAGCGCCGCACCACCCGGCCGACCGTCCGCGGCGACGGCAGGCTCATGATCGTCGCGGCCGACCATCCCGCGCGCGGCGCACTGGCCGTCGGATCGCGGCCCACCGCGATGAACAGCCGCACCGACCTGCTCGACCGCCTGTGCACCGCGCTGGCCGATCCCGGCGTCGACGGTGTGCTGGCCACCGCCGACATCCTCGACGACCTCCTGCTGCTCGGCGCGCTGGAAGACAAGGTGGTGTTCTCGTCGTTCAACCGCGGCGGGCTCTCCGGTTCGGTCTTCGAGATGGACGACCGCATGACAGGCGCCACCGCGGCGTCGACCGCCGCCGCCCGGATGAACGGCGGAAAGATGTTGTGCCGCATCGACCTCGACGATCCCGGAACGGTCGCGACGCTGGCGTCGTGCGCCCAGGCCGTCGACGCGCTGGCGTCTCACGGCCTGGTCGCCATGCTGGAGCCGTTCCTGTCGCGCCGGGTCGACGGCAAGGTCCGCAACGACCTGACCCCGGACGCCGTGATCAAGTCGGTCCACATCAGCCAGGCGCTGGGTTCGACGTCGGCCTACACGTGGCTCAAGCTGCCGGTCGTCGACGAGATGGAGCGCGTGATGGACGCGACGACCATGCCGACACTGCTGCTCGGCGGCGACCCGACAGATCCCGACGAGGCGTTCGCGTCCTGGGAGAAAGCCCTGGCGCTGCCCTCGGTACGCGGTCTCATCGCGGGCCGCAGCCTCCTGTACCCGGCCGACGACGACGTGCGCTCGGCCATCTCGACCGCAGTGAAGTTGGTGCACTGA
- the iolB gene encoding 5-deoxy-glucuronate isomerase: protein MHSKLYIPARSAAAPYTVDITPESAGWAESSLQVVDLGDSGSVSRSTGDTEVMILPLAGGAQIECAGETFELAGRASVFHGPADMVYLGIGQDYTITGHGRIAICGARATRSFPNRRRAASEVPVELRGAGNCSRQVHNFGTATTFEADSLIACEVITPGGNWSSYPAHKHDENTEVETQLEEIYYFEIDDSPAGTPGFGYHRVYGTPERPIEVLEEVRSGDVVLVPHGYHGPSIAAPGHHMYYLNVMAGSGPDRAWLICDDPNHTWLRGSWEHQEVDPRLPFGTASREGA, encoded by the coding sequence ATGCATTCGAAGCTGTACATCCCGGCCCGCAGTGCAGCGGCGCCGTACACCGTCGACATCACCCCGGAATCCGCGGGCTGGGCCGAATCCTCGCTGCAGGTCGTCGACCTCGGCGACTCCGGTTCGGTGTCGCGGTCCACGGGCGACACCGAGGTGATGATCCTGCCGCTGGCCGGCGGCGCCCAGATCGAATGCGCCGGTGAGACCTTCGAGCTCGCCGGCCGCGCATCGGTTTTCCACGGCCCGGCCGACATGGTCTATCTGGGCATCGGTCAGGACTACACCATCACCGGTCACGGCCGCATCGCGATCTGCGGCGCACGCGCGACACGCAGTTTCCCGAACCGGCGGCGCGCCGCATCGGAGGTTCCCGTGGAGTTGCGCGGCGCGGGCAACTGCAGCCGCCAGGTGCACAACTTCGGCACCGCGACCACGTTCGAGGCCGACTCGCTGATCGCGTGCGAGGTCATCACACCGGGCGGCAACTGGTCCAGCTACCCGGCCCACAAGCACGACGAGAACACCGAGGTCGAAACGCAGCTGGAGGAGATCTACTACTTCGAGATCGACGACAGCCCGGCCGGCACACCGGGTTTCGGGTACCACCGGGTGTACGGCACACCGGAGCGGCCGATCGAGGTGCTCGAGGAGGTGCGCTCCGGTGACGTGGTGCTGGTGCCGCACGGATACCACGGACCGTCGATCGCGGCTCCCGGACACCACATGTACTACCTCAACGTGATGGCAGGCTCCGGTCCCGACCGTGCCTGGCTGATCTGCGACGACCCGAACCACACCTGGCTGCGCGGCAGCTGGGAACACCAGGAAGTAGACCCCCGGCTGCCGTTCGGCACCGCATCACGCGAAGGAGCCTGA